Proteins encoded within one genomic window of Psilocybe cubensis strain MGC-MH-2018 chromosome 2, whole genome shotgun sequence:
- a CDS encoding Putative dihydroxy-acid dehydratase, mitochondrial, with translation MSSEGEVQIHSITRPASGSPVLNRVSCQITQNKIRGGAQAMLYAVGLDENDMNKPQIGISPVWWEGNPCNSHLLDLAKHVKEGCKQEDLVGLIFNTIGVSDAITMGTDGMRYSLPSRDIIADSIEAVVMAQHYDGNISLPGCDKNMPGCFMAAVRHNRPTIIVYGGTIQAGVRHLDCPSMGKEKGGTVNISDAFESYGAFAVGKITDEQRFDVVRHACPGAGACGGMYTANTMSSALEVLGMSLPYSSSIPAAYPEKVQECIRAAKYLKNLLALDIKPRDILTRNSFLNAIVIITVLGGSTNAVLHLLAMARAAEIDLTIDDFQMIADKTPFLADLMPSGRYYMEDIHRIGGIPAILKYLLNHTDLIDGSQLTVTGKTLAENLEDVAELNFDKQDVFRPLSNPIKPTGHLTILRGNLAPGTAVAKLTGKEGLRFEGTAKCFDSLEGFYTLLEKGEITAGMVLIFRYQGPKGAPGMPEMLGPTGAIAGAGLANSTALITDGRFSGASRGFIIGHVVPEARLGGPIALAKDGDRIVIDSATRQIDWFVDEEEQKRRREEWLASDKGKLNVKRGILLRYARDVAPASQGAYCD, from the exons ATGTCTTCCGAAGGCGAGGTTCAAAT CCATTCAATTACTAGGCCTGCATCTGGCTCTCCTGTTCTGAATAGGGTATCATGTCAAATTACACAAAACAAG ATTCGTGGTGGTGCACAAGCGATGC TGTATGCTGTGGGGTTGGATGAGAATGATATGAACAAACCGCAG ATCGGAATTTCTCCGGTTTGGTGGGAAG GAAACCCTTGCAATTCCCACCTT CTTGACCTTGCGAAACATGTTAAAGAGGGATGTAAGCAGGAAGACCTTGTTGGACTCATCTTCAACACCATTGGTGTCAG TGATGCAATTACAATGGGAACCGATG GAATGCGATATTC CCTTCCGAGTCGGGACATCATTGCGGATTCCATTGAAGCG GTCGTAATG GCGCAACATTATGACGGCAACATCTCTCTTCCTGGCTGTGACAAAAACATGCCAGGCTGTTTTATGGCTGCCGTTCGACACAACCGACCGACTATCATTGTGTACGGAGGTACAATCCAAGCTGGAGTTAGACATCTTG ATTGTCCATCCatgggaaaagaaaagggcgGAACTGTGAACATCTCCGATGCATTTGAATCCTATG GCGCTTTCGCCGTCGGAAAGATAACCGACGAGCAACGCTTTGATGTCGTTCGACATGCTTGCCCTGGAGCTGGTGCTTGTGGTGGGATGTACACCGCCAACACAATGAGTTCCGCACTTGAG GTTCTGGGGATGTCTCTGCCCTACTCTTCGAGCATTCCTGCTGCATACCCTG AAAAGGTGCAGGAGTGCATTCGAGCTGCAAAGTACCTCAAAAACCTTCTTGCGCTGGATATTAAACCAAG AGACATCTTGACCCGCAACTCATTTTTGAATGCAATTGTCATCATCACTGTCTTGGGAGGTTCCACCAACGCA GTCCTCCATTTGTTGGCAATGGCTCGAGCGGCCGAGATTGATCTCACTATTGACGACTTCCAAATGATAGCAGATAAAACGCCATTTTTGGCTGATTTAAT GCCATCTGGAAGATATTACATGGAGGACATACACCGCATTGGCGGCATTCCCGCCATTTTGAAATACCTTTTGAATCATACAGACCTGATTGACGGTTCTCAGCTCACGGTGACGGGCAAGACACTGGCGGAGAACTTGGAGGATGTTGCTGAGCTCAACTTTGACAAGCAGGATGTTTTCCGCCCACTCAGTAACCCGATTAAACCTACCGGGCACTTGACTATTCTCAGAGGCAACCTTGCTCCTGGGACCGCAGTAGCTAAATTGACTGGAAAGGAAGGATTGCGCTTCGAG GGGACTGCGAAATGCTTCGATAG CTTGGAGGGGTTCTACACTTTATTGGAAAAGGGAGAAATCACAGCCGGCATGGTGCTCATATTCAGATATCAAGGACCCAAGGGTGCTCCAGGGATGCCAGAAATGCTAG GTCCGACCGGAGCTATCGCTGGTGCAGGGTTGGCCAATTCTACAGCTCTTATCACGGACGGACGATTTTCGGGTGCTAGTCGAGGATTCATCATCGGGCACGTCGTACCGGAAGCTCGTCTGGGCGGACCTATTGCGCTAGCTAAAGACGGGGACCGGATTGTGATTGACTCTGCTACCCGCCAGATTGACTGGTTTGTGGACGAGGAAGAACAGAAACGACGCAGAGAGGAGTGGTTGGCGTCGGATAAAGGCAAGCTTAATGTAAAGCGCGGTATACTGCTCAGATATGCTCGGGATGTGGCG CCCGCCAGTCAGGGTGCTTATTGTGATTGa